From Triticum urartu cultivar G1812 chromosome 2, Tu2.1, whole genome shotgun sequence, a single genomic window includes:
- the LOC125536057 gene encoding glycine-rich cell wall structural protein 2-like yields the protein MATSTKLVALGFVVLVSIGFTNASRMLASSSSSGGGSGGGGGGSSNGTGSGWGHGAGGGGGLGYGESGGDANNKYNFAKGAGGGGGNGAGGGSQGGSGSGSGSGGGNGVGSSGSASAPSGSGYANADGQGGGGGAGGGANGSSGSGAGSGAGKGEAESGIAIAPSVAPSAGGVSYSDAGGAGTGGGGGDGGSGGGNGAGGGQAASDDTTGGNASGSGSGNGGGQGGGVAQGPSMGVGSGSGIGGGQTGSTGSYGQGYATGTGAGTGGGGGGSNNGGFGNGGGSGSGSGSAGYP from the coding sequence ATGGCTACTAGCACTAAGCTTGTAGCTCTTGGCTTTGTTGTTCTCGTGAGCATTGGGTTCACCAATGCTTCGAGGATGCTCGCTAGCTCTTCCAGTTCTGGAGGTGGAAGCgggggaggcggaggcggctCGTCGAATGGGACTGGGAGTGGGTGGGGCCATGGGGCCGGAGGAGGTGGTGGCTTGGGATATGGCGAGAGTGGTGGAGATGCCAATAACAAGTATAACTTTGCCAAGGGAGCTGGTGGAGGAGGGGGGAATGGTGCTGGCGGTGGTTCTCAAGGCGGATCCGGATCCGGTTCCGGCTCTGGCGGTGGCAACGGTGTTGGTTCGAGTGGCTCGGCGTCAGCCCCTAGCGGCAGTGGGTACGCCAACGCTGATGGTcagggtgggggtgggggtgcaggtggcggtgcaaatgggtcaagcGGATCTGGAGCTGGAAGTGGTGCTGGCAAAGGAGAAGCTGAGAGTGGCATAGCAATTGCCCCGTCTGTAGCTCCTTCCGCTGGTGGTGTCAGCTACTCTGATGCTGGAGGTGCTGGCACTGGCGGTGGTGGTGGCGACGGTGGAAGTGGAGGTGGTAATGGTGCTGGAGGTGGACAGGCCGCCAGCGATGACACTACTGGAGGCAATGCCAGTGGAAGTGGCAGCGGCAACGGTGGTGGCCAAGGTGGAGGTGTAGCTCAAGGTCCAAGCATGGGAGTTGGTTCTGGCTCTGGCATTGGGGGCGGACAGACTGGTAGCACTGGTTCCTATGGTCAAGGCTATGCCACCGGAACCGGTGCTGGAAcgggtggcggcggtggtggcagCAACAATGGTGGGTTCGGCAACGGTGGAGGTAGCGGATCTGGATCCGGCAGTGCCGGATACCCCTAA